One Conger conger chromosome 18, fConCon1.1, whole genome shotgun sequence DNA window includes the following coding sequences:
- the cep68 gene encoding centrosomal protein of 68 kDa isoform X1, with product MALGADASFPELLSHMEPESCRTWTTRIPVPACASRPGTSTGLAQDRPAKAPERDRIGQKKTVTMAPRSRYLTGKSPYVVRKPLFASCSHTSILKKPPLEEPSEQEVEPGQGCSDLDGHLEFMSSLLAGETTDPSTASPANASSLSTSADALSMPLSTLDLRSWSPHEDPGLAAGSQANMLSRRRLPGPPLDVHSLTVQTSPKWNSTQKSSSLGLYSSSSSHLLRRNRLEHILVKSGDTSLIPGSSLADKSHPLSLHRMSPFQADYWACTIPSCLLRSPDRKSPNWDPDKEYETLLDYTYPLRPNHAPTLDSPDREHASPLLLDSGIELDRLCSSSNLSGSAHSDQPMGERRRGLNTSEQLISAPKDSKRYGCRLFGSWHSSVDQKGLSVESLLETQGKEAQCWTHGQKQGIFASRDPAAHFIPTWRVLPARRMAWGSEEEEEEEYHALPAQLQELQVLSLRLQALSLHICKSRHDSSESLETETCSEQTSRTLVEKCGEAGPWEGGLEPLSGSPCSQGSVEGEALEASLQGGLRELASCMGRLSGLAPGGVSLSDLQGRMEPDQEGSEAKQSLMQQIQDFCCSLEQLIIWLYTVVERMERLTPPTVEIESVKSSLADYQSFQRELSSQQPLTSTVLHRGGLLLRCLDTTSPVLKETLRQIEKQSRALEAHADHLFSSILSAMDSLTDPSSSDTEVPPLSTQVYSCRLLACPHSSRT from the exons ATGGCCCTGGGAGCTGACGCATCGTTCCCAGAGCTGCTCTCGCACATGGAGCCGGAGAGCTGCCGGACGTGGACGACGCGCATCCCTGTACCTGCGTGTGCCTCCCGTCCGGGCACATCCACAGGCCTAGCTCAGGACCGGCCTGCCAAAGCTCCAGAGAGGGACAGAATCGGTCAGAAGAAGACCGTGACCATGGCCCCCAGGTCCAGGTATCTGACAGGGAAGAGTCCGTACGTGGTGAGGAAGCCACTGTTTGCCAGCTGCAGCCACACTTCAATCCTCAAGAAGCCCCCCCTAGAGGAACCTTCAGAACAG GAAGTTGAGCCAGGGCAGGGTTGCAGTGACCTGGATGGGCATCTGGAGTTCATGTCTTCTTTGCTGGCTGGGGAGACCACAGACCCTTCCACTGCTTCTCCAGCCAATGCTTCGTCCCTGTCAACTTCTGCAGACGCTCTGAGCATGCCCCTGTCCACCTTGGATCTGCGGAGCTGGTCGCCTCATGAGGACCCCGGCCTGGCTGCGGGATCTCAAGCCAACATGCTCAGCCGCCGCCGTCTGCCTGGCCCTCCTCTCGATGTCCACAGTTTGACGGTGCAGACGAGCCCCAAGTGGAACTCTACCCAGAAGTCCTCCTCCCTGGGGCTGTactcctcatcttcctcacaCCTCCTCAGGAGGAACAGGCTGGAGCATATCCTAGTCAAATCGGGAGACACTTCTCTGATTCCCGGGTCATCACTTGCTGACAAGTCCCACCCACTTTCTCTCCATAGGATGTCCCCCTTTCAGGCAGACTACTGGGCATGCACCATCCCCAGCTGCTTGCTTCGATCCCCAGACCGGAAGTCCCCCAACTGGGATCCGGACAAGGAGTATGAGACCCTGCTTGACTACACGTACCCTCTGAGACCCAACCATGCCCCTACACTGGACTCTCCAGACAGAGAGCATGCCAGCCCTCTGCTGCTGGACTCCGGGATTGAGCTGGACCgcctctgcagctcctccaATCTGTCAGGCTCGGCACACTCGGACCAGCCaatgggggagaggaggaggggcctAAACACCTCAGAGCAGCTGATCTCCGCCCCCAAAGACTCCAAGCGCTATGGCTGCAGGTTGTTTGGCAGCTGGCACTCATCTGTGGACCAAAAAGGTCTATCAGTGGAGAGCCTGTTGGAAACCCAGGGCAAAGAGGCCCAGTGCTGGACACACGGGCAGAAGCAGGGCATCTTTGCCTCCAGGGACCCTGCCGCGCACTTCATCCCCACCTGGCGTGTGCTGCCGGCCCGCAGGATGGCCTGgggcagtgaggaggaggaggaggaagagtacCACGCCCTGCCGGCTCagctgcaggagctgcaggTGCTGTCTCTGCGTCTGcaggctctctctctgcacatcTGCAAGTCCCGACACGACAGCTCAGAGTCCCTGGAGACGGAGACTTGCTCTGAACAGACATCCAGAACATTGGTGGAGAAGTGTGGGGAGGCGGGGCCTTGGGAGGGAGGGCTGGAGCCTCTCTCTGGGAGCCCCTGCAGCCAGGGCTCAGTGGAGGGGGAGGCTCTGGAGGCCAGTCTTCAGGGTGGCCTGAGGGAGCTGGCATCCTGCATGGGGCGTCTGAGTGGGCTTGCCCCGGGCGGGGTCTCCCTGTCTGACCTGCAGGGCAGAATGGAACCGGACCAGGAAGGCTCAGAGGCCAAGCAGTCACTCATGCAGCAGATTCAG gacttctgctgtagcctggaGCAGCTCATCATCTGGCTGTACACAGTGGTGGAGAGGATGGAGCGTCTGACTCCGCCCACGGTTGAGATTGAGAGCGTCAAGTCTTCTCTGGCGGATTACCAG AGCTTCCAGAGAGAGCTGAGCAGCCAGCAGCCCCTGACCTCTACTGTCCTGCACAGGGGAGGACTACTGCTGCGCTGCCTGGACACCACCTCCCCAG TGCTGAAGGAGACGCTGAGGCAGATCGAGAAGCAGTCCAGGGCCCTGGAGGCCCACGCAGACcacctcttctcctccatcctGTCGGCCATGGACAGCCTCACAGACCCCAGCAGCTCCGACACAGAGGTGCCACCTCTGTCCACACAGGTATACAGCTGCAGGTTATTGGCCTGCCCACACAG ctccAGGACCTGA
- the LOC133118172 gene encoding neutral amino acid transporter A-like isoform X2: MIAVGNQTNGTLIYEKVPVGMETDGMNILGLVLFAMVFGVALRKLGAEGEELIRFFNAFNEATMVLVSWIMWYVPIGIMFLVGSKIVEMENLVLLVTSLGKYIFASVLGHVIHGGIVLPLIYFGFTRKNPFSFLAGLITPFTTAFATCSSSATLPSMIKCVEENNGVDKRISRFILPIGATVNMDGAAIFQCVAAVFIAQLNNIELNAGQIFTILVTATASSVGAAGIPAGGVITIAIILEAIGLPTNDLSLMLAVDWIVDRTTTVVNVEGDALGAGILHHINEQGLKRHRQQDEELAEVRVEAFANLQAEEETSPLVTRQNQGGDVSPGAKEDSVAIESAL; encoded by the exons ATGATTGCTGTGGGAAACCAGACGAATGGAACACTCATCTATGAAAAG GTCCCGGTTGGCATGGAAACAGACGGCATGAACATCCTGGGTCTGGTTCTGTTTGCCATGGTGTTTGGTGTTGCCCTGAGGAAGCTGGGTGCTGAGGGGGAGGAACTTATACGCTTCTTCAATGCCTTCAATGAAGCCACTATGGTTCTGGTCTCCTGGATCATGTG GTATGTCCCTATTGGCATCATGTTCCTGGTGGGCAGTAAAATCGTGGAGATGGAGAATCTGGTCCTGCTGGTCACCAGTCTGGGGAAGTACATCTTCGCTTCAGTGCTGGGGCACGTAATCCACGGGGGCATCGTTCTGCCACTCATCTACTTCGGATTCACCCGCAAGAACCCCTTCAGTTTCCTGGCTGGGCTCATCACCCCTTTCACTACGGCCTTTGCCACCTGCTCCAG TTCCGCGACCCTTCCCTCGATGATAAAGTGTGTCGAAGAGAACAATGGAGTGGACAAGAGGATCAGCCGCTTCATCCTGCCAATCGGAGCCACAGTCAACATGGATGGAGCTGCCATCTTCCAGTGTGTCGCTGCCGTGTTCATCGCCCAGCTCAACAACATTGAGCTCAACGCAGGACAGATCTTCACCATACT TGTGACGGCCACAGCATCCAGTGTGGGGGCAGCTGGCATCCCTGCTGGGGGAGTCATCACCATCGCCATCATCTTGGAGGCCATTGGACTACCGACCAATGACTTGTCACTCATGCTGGCCGTTGATTGGATTGT GGACCGTACGACCACAGTGGTGAACGTGGAGGGCGACGCCCTGGGAGCGGGGATTCTGCACCATATCAACGAGCAGGGCCTGAAGAGGCACAGGCAGCAGGACGAGGAGCTGGCCGAGGTGAGGGTGGAGGCCTTCGCCAACCTGCAGGCCGAGGAGGAGACATCCCCACTCGTCACGCGACAGAACCAGGGAGGAGACGTCTCCCCCGGTGCCAAGGAGGACAGTGTGGCGATTGAGTCCGCTCTCTGA
- the cep68 gene encoding centrosomal protein of 68 kDa isoform X2 → MALGADASFPELLSHMEPESCRTWTTRIPVPACASRPGTSTGLAQDRPAKAPERDRIGQKKTVTMAPRSRYLTGKSPYVVRKPLFASCSHTSILKKPPLEEPSEQEVEPGQGCSDLDGHLEFMSSLLAGETTDPSTASPANASSLSTSADALSMPLSTLDLRSWSPHEDPGLAAGSQANMLSRRRLPGPPLDVHSLTVQTSPKWNSTQKSSSLGLYSSSSSHLLRRNRLEHILVKSGDTSLIPGSSLADKSHPLSLHRMSPFQADYWACTIPSCLLRSPDRKSPNWDPDKEYETLLDYTYPLRPNHAPTLDSPDREHASPLLLDSGIELDRLCSSSNLSGSAHSDQPMGERRRGLNTSEQLISAPKDSKRYGCRLFGSWHSSVDQKGLSVESLLETQGKEAQCWTHGQKQGIFASRDPAAHFIPTWRVLPARRMAWGSEEEEEEEYHALPAQLQELQVLSLRLQALSLHICKSRHDSSESLETETCSEQTSRTLVEKCGEAGPWEGGLEPLSGSPCSQGSVEGEALEASLQGGLRELASCMGRLSGLAPGGVSLSDLQGRMEPDQEGSEAKQSLMQQIQDFCCSLEQLIIWLYTVVERMERLTPPTVEIESVKSSLADYQSFQRELSSQQPLTSTVLHRGGLLLRCLDTTSPVLKETLRQIEKQSRALEAHADHLFSSILSAMDSLTDPSSSDTEVPPLSTQLQDLKESCWLTEQD, encoded by the exons ATGGCCCTGGGAGCTGACGCATCGTTCCCAGAGCTGCTCTCGCACATGGAGCCGGAGAGCTGCCGGACGTGGACGACGCGCATCCCTGTACCTGCGTGTGCCTCCCGTCCGGGCACATCCACAGGCCTAGCTCAGGACCGGCCTGCCAAAGCTCCAGAGAGGGACAGAATCGGTCAGAAGAAGACCGTGACCATGGCCCCCAGGTCCAGGTATCTGACAGGGAAGAGTCCGTACGTGGTGAGGAAGCCACTGTTTGCCAGCTGCAGCCACACTTCAATCCTCAAGAAGCCCCCCCTAGAGGAACCTTCAGAACAG GAAGTTGAGCCAGGGCAGGGTTGCAGTGACCTGGATGGGCATCTGGAGTTCATGTCTTCTTTGCTGGCTGGGGAGACCACAGACCCTTCCACTGCTTCTCCAGCCAATGCTTCGTCCCTGTCAACTTCTGCAGACGCTCTGAGCATGCCCCTGTCCACCTTGGATCTGCGGAGCTGGTCGCCTCATGAGGACCCCGGCCTGGCTGCGGGATCTCAAGCCAACATGCTCAGCCGCCGCCGTCTGCCTGGCCCTCCTCTCGATGTCCACAGTTTGACGGTGCAGACGAGCCCCAAGTGGAACTCTACCCAGAAGTCCTCCTCCCTGGGGCTGTactcctcatcttcctcacaCCTCCTCAGGAGGAACAGGCTGGAGCATATCCTAGTCAAATCGGGAGACACTTCTCTGATTCCCGGGTCATCACTTGCTGACAAGTCCCACCCACTTTCTCTCCATAGGATGTCCCCCTTTCAGGCAGACTACTGGGCATGCACCATCCCCAGCTGCTTGCTTCGATCCCCAGACCGGAAGTCCCCCAACTGGGATCCGGACAAGGAGTATGAGACCCTGCTTGACTACACGTACCCTCTGAGACCCAACCATGCCCCTACACTGGACTCTCCAGACAGAGAGCATGCCAGCCCTCTGCTGCTGGACTCCGGGATTGAGCTGGACCgcctctgcagctcctccaATCTGTCAGGCTCGGCACACTCGGACCAGCCaatgggggagaggaggaggggcctAAACACCTCAGAGCAGCTGATCTCCGCCCCCAAAGACTCCAAGCGCTATGGCTGCAGGTTGTTTGGCAGCTGGCACTCATCTGTGGACCAAAAAGGTCTATCAGTGGAGAGCCTGTTGGAAACCCAGGGCAAAGAGGCCCAGTGCTGGACACACGGGCAGAAGCAGGGCATCTTTGCCTCCAGGGACCCTGCCGCGCACTTCATCCCCACCTGGCGTGTGCTGCCGGCCCGCAGGATGGCCTGgggcagtgaggaggaggaggaggaagagtacCACGCCCTGCCGGCTCagctgcaggagctgcaggTGCTGTCTCTGCGTCTGcaggctctctctctgcacatcTGCAAGTCCCGACACGACAGCTCAGAGTCCCTGGAGACGGAGACTTGCTCTGAACAGACATCCAGAACATTGGTGGAGAAGTGTGGGGAGGCGGGGCCTTGGGAGGGAGGGCTGGAGCCTCTCTCTGGGAGCCCCTGCAGCCAGGGCTCAGTGGAGGGGGAGGCTCTGGAGGCCAGTCTTCAGGGTGGCCTGAGGGAGCTGGCATCCTGCATGGGGCGTCTGAGTGGGCTTGCCCCGGGCGGGGTCTCCCTGTCTGACCTGCAGGGCAGAATGGAACCGGACCAGGAAGGCTCAGAGGCCAAGCAGTCACTCATGCAGCAGATTCAG gacttctgctgtagcctggaGCAGCTCATCATCTGGCTGTACACAGTGGTGGAGAGGATGGAGCGTCTGACTCCGCCCACGGTTGAGATTGAGAGCGTCAAGTCTTCTCTGGCGGATTACCAG AGCTTCCAGAGAGAGCTGAGCAGCCAGCAGCCCCTGACCTCTACTGTCCTGCACAGGGGAGGACTACTGCTGCGCTGCCTGGACACCACCTCCCCAG TGCTGAAGGAGACGCTGAGGCAGATCGAGAAGCAGTCCAGGGCCCTGGAGGCCCACGCAGACcacctcttctcctccatcctGTCGGCCATGGACAGCCTCACAGACCCCAGCAGCTCCGACACAGAGGTGCCACCTCTGTCCACACAG ctccAGGACCTGAAGGAGAGCTGCTGGCTCACAGAGCAGGACTGA